In a single window of the Atlantibacter hermannii genome:
- the uvrD_2 gene encoding DNA helicase II translates to MPYRIYGGMRFFERQEIKDALSYLRLIANRNDDAAFERVVNTPTRGIGDRTLDVVRQTSRDHQLTLWQASRQLLQEKALAGRAASALQRFHELIDALAHETADMPLHVQTDRVIKDSGLWMMYEQEKGEKGQTRIENLEELVTATRQFSYNDEDEDLMPLQAFFIACGAGSGRGAGGYLAGRGTADDVALCQRAGVSAGIYRWHGRRHVSEPDVAG, encoded by the coding sequence ATGCCGTACCGTATTTACGGTGGTATGCGCTTCTTCGAACGCCAGGAAATCAAAGATGCGCTTTCCTATTTACGCCTGATTGCCAACCGCAATGACGACGCCGCGTTCGAGCGCGTGGTCAATACGCCGACGCGGGGCATTGGCGATCGTACGCTCGACGTGGTGCGCCAGACGTCGCGTGATCATCAGCTTACGTTGTGGCAGGCCAGCCGCCAGCTGTTGCAGGAGAAGGCGCTCGCTGGACGTGCCGCCAGCGCGTTACAGCGCTTCCATGAACTGATCGACGCGCTGGCTCATGAGACCGCTGATATGCCGCTTCATGTGCAAACCGACCGGGTTATCAAGGATTCCGGTCTGTGGATGATGTACGAGCAGGAGAAGGGCGAGAAAGGCCAGACGCGTATCGAAAACTTAGAAGAGCTGGTGACCGCAACGCGTCAGTTCAGCTACAACGATGAAGATGAAGACTTAATGCCACTGCAGGCGTTTTTTATCGCATGCGGCGCTGGAAGCGGGCGAGGGGCAGGCGGATACCTGGCAGGACGCGGTACAGCTGATGACGTTGCACTCTGCCAAAGGGCTGGAGTTTCCGCAGGTATTTATCGTTGGCATGGAAGAAGGCATGTTTCCGAGCCAGATGTCGCTGGATGA
- the uvrD_3 gene encoding DNA helicase II: MDVSYLLDGLNDKQRDAVAAPRGNMLVLAGAGSGKTRVLVHRIAWLMMVENSSPYSIMAVTFTNKAAAEMRHRIGQIMGSSQGGMWVGTFHGLAHRLLRAHHMDAGLPQDFQILDSEDQLRLLKRLIKAMNLDEKQWPPRQAMWFINGKKDEGLRPHHIQSYGNPVEQTWQKVYQAYQEACDRAGLVDFAELLLRAHELWLNKPHILNHYRERFTNILVDEFQDTNSIQYAWIRILAGDTGKVMIVGDDDQSIYGWRGAQVENIQRFLNDFPRRADHPPRAKLPLHQQYS; encoded by the coding sequence ATGGACGTTTCTTACCTGCTTGATGGCCTTAATGATAAACAACGCGACGCCGTCGCGGCGCCGCGCGGCAATATGCTGGTGCTGGCGGGCGCAGGCAGCGGTAAGACGCGTGTGCTGGTTCACCGTATTGCCTGGCTGATGATGGTGGAAAACTCGTCGCCTTACTCCATCATGGCGGTGACCTTTACCAACAAGGCGGCGGCGGAAATGCGCCATCGTATCGGCCAGATTATGGGATCCAGCCAGGGCGGTATGTGGGTCGGTACGTTCCATGGCCTGGCGCACCGCTTGCTGCGCGCTCACCATATGGATGCTGGCTTGCCGCAGGATTTCCAAATCCTCGACAGCGAGGATCAATTGCGTCTGCTGAAGCGCCTGATCAAGGCCATGAATCTGGATGAAAAGCAGTGGCCACCGCGTCAGGCGATGTGGTTTATCAACGGCAAAAAAGACGAAGGGCTGCGTCCGCACCATATTCAGAGCTACGGCAATCCGGTCGAGCAAACCTGGCAGAAGGTTTATCAGGCCTATCAGGAAGCGTGCGATCGCGCAGGCCTGGTGGATTTCGCCGAACTGCTGCTCCGCGCCCATGAGCTGTGGCTGAACAAACCGCACATCCTTAATCACTACCGCGAGCGCTTCACCAACATTCTGGTGGATGAGTTCCAGGACACCAACAGCATCCAGTACGCCTGGATCCGCATTCTGGCGGGCGATACTGGCAAAGTGATGATTGTGGGCGATGATGACCAGTCTATCTACGGCTGGCGCGGCGCGCAGGTTGAGAACATTCAGCGTTTCCTGAATGATTTCCCCCGGCGCGCAGACCATCCGCCTCGAGCAAAACTACCGCTCCACCAACAATATTCTTAA
- the yfnB gene encoding haloacid dehalogenase-like hydrolase: MHFYRPLGTISALTFDLDDTLYDNVPVITRTEQEAFAFVRNFHPLLNALEIDEFHRVRQALRHAEPEIYHDVTEWRRRAVERAMLDAGLSEEEASAGADAAMANFASWRSRIEVPQETHDTLKVLANKWPLVAITNGNADPHLFGLGEYFQFVLRAGPHGRSKPYSDMYHLAAEKLHIRPAEILHVGDDLTTDVAGAIRSGAQACWINLREASLMRATDSRLLPHLEISRLASLTALL, from the coding sequence ATGCACTTCTATCGCCCGCTGGGCACGATTTCCGCGCTCACTTTCGATCTTGACGACACCCTGTATGACAACGTCCCGGTGATCACGCGCACCGAACAGGAGGCGTTTGCCTTTGTGCGCAACTTTCATCCGTTGCTCAACGCGCTGGAAATTGATGAGTTTCACCGTGTGCGTCAGGCGCTGCGCCATGCAGAGCCGGAGATTTACCACGATGTCACCGAATGGCGTCGCCGTGCGGTGGAGCGCGCCATGTTGGATGCGGGTTTAAGTGAAGAAGAGGCAAGTGCCGGCGCGGATGCCGCAATGGCCAATTTCGCTTCATGGCGCAGCCGTATAGAAGTGCCTCAGGAAACGCACGACACCCTGAAAGTATTGGCCAACAAATGGCCGCTGGTGGCGATCACGAATGGCAACGCCGATCCGCATCTGTTTGGGCTTGGCGAGTATTTCCAGTTTGTGCTGCGTGCCGGTCCGCATGGCCGCTCCAAGCCGTATAGCGATATGTATCACCTGGCGGCGGAAAAACTTCATATCCGCCCGGCGGAGATCCTCCACGTGGGCGACGACCTGACCACCGATGTGGCGGGCGCTATCCGCAGCGGAGCCCAGGCATGCTGGATCAATCTGCGCGAGGCCAGCCTGATGCGCGCCACCGACAGCCGCTTGTTACCCCACCTGGAAATTTCACGGTTGGCATCCTTAACGGCACTGTTATAA
- the xerC_2 gene encoding integrase/recombinase XerC translates to MTPSPLQDHADQFLRYLKVERQLSPLTVLNYARQLNAIIALLDAMTLTHWRQCDAAMVRSIVVRSRRDGLQASSLALRLSALRSFFNWLVSQGELSANPAKGISAPKPPRHLPKNIEVDDVNQLLDIDLNDPLAVRDRAMLEVMYGAGLRLSELVNLDCRHLDLATGEVWVVGKGSKERRLPIGKSALAWIEHWLDLRGLFGPDDDALFLAKTGKRISARNVQKRFAEWGIKQGLNSHVHPHKLRHSFATHMLESSGDLRGVQELLGHANLSTTQIYTHLDFQHLASVYDAAHPRAKRGKR, encoded by the coding sequence ATGACGCCGTCACCGTTACAGGATCATGCCGACCAGTTTCTGCGGTATCTTAAAGTTGAGCGGCAACTTAGCCCGCTGACCGTTCTGAACTATGCCCGCCAGTTAAACGCCATCATTGCATTACTGGACGCCATGACGTTAACGCACTGGCGGCAGTGTGATGCGGCGATGGTTCGCAGTATCGTGGTGCGGAGCCGCCGCGACGGTTTGCAGGCCTCCAGCCTCGCGCTGCGCCTGTCGGCCTTACGCAGTTTCTTTAACTGGCTGGTCAGCCAGGGTGAGTTAAGCGCCAATCCCGCCAAAGGGATTTCCGCGCCGAAACCGCCACGCCATCTGCCCAAAAATATTGAGGTCGATGACGTTAACCAACTCCTGGACATCGATCTTAACGATCCGCTCGCGGTGCGCGATCGCGCCATGCTGGAAGTGATGTACGGCGCGGGCCTGCGTTTATCAGAGCTGGTAAACCTCGATTGTCGCCATCTGGATCTGGCGACCGGTGAAGTCTGGGTTGTGGGAAAGGGCAGCAAAGAGCGTCGCTTGCCGATTGGCAAAAGCGCGCTGGCGTGGATCGAACACTGGCTCGATTTGCGCGGCTTATTCGGGCCTGATGACGATGCGCTGTTTTTAGCGAAAACCGGCAAACGAATTTCCGCGCGCAACGTCCAAAAACGCTTCGCCGAATGGGGCATTAAGCAGGGTCTGAACAGCCATGTTCACCCCCATAAATTGCGCCATTCATTTGCCACCCATATGCTGGAATCAAGTGGCGATCTGCGCGGCGTACAGGAGTTACTGGGCCACGCAAATCTCTCCACCACACAAATCTATACCCATCTTGATTTCCAACATCTGGCTTCGGTTTATGATGCCGCGCACCCACGCGCAAAACGAGGGAAAAGGTAA
- the yigA gene encoding conserved protein, DUF484 family, producing MSKVGEPQALLTEIDDSAVCEYLLRNPDFFIRNAALAEQMRVPHPVRGTVSLVEWHMARARNHINQLEENMTLLMEQASANEGLFYRLLKLQGRLASAPSLQEMLNRLHRWAREMGLAGASIRLFTDRWRIGAPSDFTHLALTRQAFEPLRIQRLGHENHYLGPLNGPELLIVLPDAKAIGSVAMSLMGGEDALGVVMFTSRDPQHYQPGQGTQLLHELSLMLPELLERWIERV from the coding sequence ATGAGTAAAGTCGGGGAACCGCAAGCGCTCCTTACTGAGATTGACGACAGCGCAGTCTGCGAATATCTGCTGCGCAACCCTGATTTCTTTATCCGTAACGCCGCGCTTGCTGAGCAAATGCGGGTGCCGCATCCGGTACGTGGAACGGTGTCGCTGGTGGAATGGCATATGGCGCGCGCCAGAAACCATATCAACCAGCTCGAAGAAAATATGACGCTGCTGATGGAGCAGGCGAGCGCCAACGAAGGACTGTTTTATCGTCTGTTAAAGCTGCAAGGTCGTCTCGCCTCCGCGCCCAGTCTGCAGGAGATGCTGAACCGGCTGCACCGGTGGGCTCGGGAGATGGGCCTGGCGGGCGCGTCTATTCGCCTGTTTACCGATCGCTGGCGTATCGGCGCGCCGTCGGACTTCACGCATCTGGCGCTTACGCGTCAGGCATTTGAACCGCTGCGCATCCAACGCCTGGGTCACGAAAACCACTATCTGGGGCCATTAAACGGGCCGGAATTGCTGATAGTGCTGCCTGACGCTAAAGCGATTGGTTCCGTGGCAATGTCGTTAATGGGCGGCGAAGACGCGCTGGGCGTGGTGATGTTTACCAGCCGCGATCCGCAGCATTATCAACCTGGCCAGGGCACTCAACTGCTCCATGAGCTCTCCCTGATGTTGCCGGAACTGCTGGAGCGCTGGATTGAACGTGTATGA
- the dapF gene encoding diaminopimelate epimerase codes for MQFSKMHGLGNDFMVVDAVTQNVFFSPELIRRLADRHLGVGFDQLLVVEPPYDPDLDFHYRIFNADGSEVSQCGNGARCFARFVRLKGLTNKRDIRVSTANGRMVLTVNEDDLVRVNMGEPNFEPSQVPFRANKAEKTYIMRAAEQTIMCGVVSMGNPHCVLQVESVETAAVETLGPVLENHERFPERANIGFMQVVTPSHIRLRVYERGAGETQACGSGACAAVAVGISQGLLAEQVRVELPGGLLDIAWKGPGHPLYMTGPAAHVYDGFIHL; via the coding sequence ATGCAGTTTTCCAAAATGCATGGCCTTGGTAATGACTTTATGGTCGTCGACGCGGTCACACAAAACGTCTTTTTTTCGCCAGAGTTAATCCGTCGCCTGGCCGACCGTCATCTTGGCGTCGGCTTTGATCAATTGTTGGTCGTAGAGCCGCCTTACGATCCCGACCTCGATTTCCATTACCGCATTTTTAATGCCGATGGCAGCGAGGTTTCCCAGTGCGGCAACGGGGCGCGCTGTTTCGCGCGCTTTGTACGTCTGAAAGGGCTGACCAATAAACGTGATATCCGCGTCAGCACCGCTAACGGACGTATGGTCCTGACCGTGAATGAGGACGATCTGGTTCGGGTGAATATGGGCGAGCCAAATTTTGAGCCGTCACAGGTGCCGTTTCGCGCCAACAAGGCGGAAAAGACCTATATCATGCGCGCCGCCGAGCAAACCATAATGTGCGGCGTGGTTTCCATGGGGAACCCGCACTGCGTATTGCAGGTCGAAAGCGTTGAAACCGCTGCGGTGGAAACACTGGGGCCGGTGCTGGAAAACCACGAGCGTTTTCCCGAACGGGCAAACATTGGTTTTATGCAGGTCGTCACCCCATCCCATATCCGGCTGCGCGTCTACGAACGCGGTGCCGGAGAAACGCAGGCGTGCGGCAGTGGCGCATGCGCGGCGGTGGCGGTGGGAATTAGTCAGGGATTGTTGGCTGAGCAGGTACGCGTTGAGCTGCCTGGCGGCCTGCTGGATATCGCCTGGAAGGGGCCGGGGCATCCGCTCTATATGACGGGACCGGCCGCTCATGTCTACGATGGATTTATACATTTATGA
- a CDS encoding putative lipoprotein: MKNILCSLAVVLAFASLTGCGLKGPLYFPPADKKAPPPTRPVQDNTQSTMPDRNDRGQNDQPTQVIY; the protein is encoded by the coding sequence ATGAAGAACATTCTTTGCTCACTGGCCGTTGTGCTGGCGTTTGCAAGCCTTACGGGATGCGGCCTTAAAGGGCCTCTTTACTTCCCGCCTGCGGATAAAAAAGCGCCGCCGCCGACGCGTCCGGTGCAGGATAATACACAATCCACTATGCCCGACCGTAACGATCGCGGCCAGAACGATCAGCCGACTCAGGTGATTTACTAA
- the cyaY gene encoding iron donor protein CyaY, with product MNDSEFHRLADGLWQTIEERIDDYDGDSDIDCEINGGVLTLSFENGSKIIINRQEPLHQVWLATKQGGYHFELRDDEWVCDRSAEPFWSLLETACTQQAGEKVSFR from the coding sequence ATGAACGACAGTGAATTTCATCGCCTCGCGGATGGTCTGTGGCAGACCATCGAAGAACGTATCGACGATTATGACGGCGACTCCGATATCGATTGTGAAATCAACGGCGGCGTACTGACGTTAAGCTTTGAAAACGGCAGCAAAATCATCATCAACCGCCAGGAGCCGCTGCATCAGGTATGGCTGGCAACGAAACAGGGCGGTTATCACTTTGAATTACGCGACGACGAATGGGTGTGCGATCGCAGCGCTGAGCCGTTCTGGTCGCTGTTGGAAACGGCCTGTACGCAGCAAGCGGGAGAAAAGGTCAGCTTTCGCTGA
- the cyaA gene encoding adenylate cyclase encodes MYLYIETLKQRLDAINQLRVDRALAAMGPAFQQVYSLLPTLLHYHHPLMPGYLDGNVPRGICLYTPDETQRHYLNELELKRGMIPRETPQGELPITGVYTMGSTSSVGQSCSSDLDIWVCHQSWLDNDERQLLQRKCSLLESWAASLGVEVSFFLIDENRFRHNESGSLGGEDCGSTQHILLLDEFYRTAVRLAGKRILWNMVPCEEEEHYDDYVMTLYAQGVLTPNEWLDLGGLSSLSAEEYFGASLWQLYKSIDSPYKAVLKTLLLEAYSWEYPNQRLLAKDIKQRLHDGEIVSYGLDSYCMMLERVTEYLEQIEDTARLDLVRRCFYLKVCEKLSRERACVGWRREVISQMVKAWGWDEARLTMLDNRANWKIDQVREAHNELLDAMMQSYRNLIRFARRNNLSVSASPQDIGVLTRKLYAAFEALPGKVTLVNPQISPDLSEPTLTFIHVPQGRANRSGWYLYNRAPNMESIISHQPLEYNRYLNKLVAWAWFNGLLTSRTRLFIKGNGICDLAKLQEMVADVSHHFPLRLPAPTPKALYSPCEIRHLAIIVNLEYDPTAAFRNQVVHFDFRKLDVLSFGEEQKCLIGSIDLLYRNSWNEVRTLHFNGEQAMIEALKTILGKMHQDAAPPDSVEVFCYSQHLRGLIRTRVQQLVSECIEFRLSSTRLEPGRFKALRVAGQTWGLFFERVNVSVQKLENAIEFYGAISHNKLHGLSVQVETNQVKLPSVVDGFASEGIIQFFFENTSDDGGFNIYILDESNRAEVYHHCEGSIEELVRDVSRFYSSSHDRFTYGSSFINFNLPQFYQIVNVDGRNQVIPYRSQAIATVASPRPDNAAPLMQQYQS; translated from the coding sequence TTGTACCTCTATATTGAGACCTTAAAACAGAGACTGGATGCCATTAATCAATTGCGCGTGGATCGCGCTCTTGCTGCCATGGGGCCTGCTTTCCAACAGGTCTACAGTCTGCTGCCGACATTACTGCATTATCACCACCCGCTGATGCCGGGTTACCTTGATGGTAACGTTCCCCGTGGCATCTGCCTTTACACGCCTGATGAAACCCAACGCCATTACCTTAACGAGCTTGAGCTGAAGCGCGGAATGATCCCGCGTGAAACGCCTCAGGGCGAATTACCCATTACCGGTGTTTACACGATGGGCAGCACCTCTTCCGTGGGTCAAAGCTGTTCTTCGGACCTGGATATCTGGGTTTGCCATCAGTCCTGGCTTGATAATGATGAACGCCAATTGTTACAGCGTAAATGCAGCCTGCTGGAAAGCTGGGCCGCGTCGCTGGGCGTTGAAGTGAGCTTCTTCCTGATCGACGAAAACCGCTTCCGTCATAATGAAAGCGGCAGCCTTGGTGGAGAAGACTGCGGTTCGACCCAACATATTTTGCTGCTGGATGAGTTCTATCGCACCGCCGTGCGTCTGGCCGGGAAACGTATTCTCTGGAATATGGTGCCGTGCGAAGAAGAAGAGCATTACGACGATTACGTGATGACGCTGTACGCGCAGGGCGTGTTAACCCCTAACGAATGGCTCGATTTAGGCGGCCTGAGCTCGCTGTCAGCGGAAGAGTACTTCGGCGCCAGCCTGTGGCAGCTCTATAAAAGTATTGATTCACCGTACAAAGCGGTGTTGAAAACGCTGCTGCTGGAAGCGTACTCCTGGGAATACCCGAATCAGCGCCTGCTGGCGAAAGACATTAAACAGCGTCTGCACGATGGTGAAATCGTCTCTTACGGGCTTGATTCGTACTGCATGATGCTGGAGCGCGTGACGGAATATCTGGAGCAGATTGAGGATACCGCACGCCTGGATTTGGTGCGTCGCTGCTTCTACCTGAAAGTGTGTGAGAAGTTGTCCCGCGAACGCGCCTGCGTCGGCTGGCGGCGTGAAGTGATCAGCCAGATGGTAAAAGCCTGGGGTTGGGACGAGGCGCGTTTAACCATGCTTGATAATCGCGCTAACTGGAAAATCGACCAGGTGCGCGAAGCGCATAACGAACTGCTCGACGCCATGATGCAAAGCTATCGAAATCTGATCCGCTTTGCGCGCCGCAATAATTTGAGCGTTTCCGCCAGTCCGCAGGATATTGGCGTTCTGACCCGTAAACTGTATGCGGCATTCGAAGCGCTGCCGGGCAAAGTGACGCTGGTGAACCCGCAAATTTCCCCGGATCTCTCTGAGCCAACATTAACCTTTATCCATGTGCCGCAGGGCCGTGCCAACCGTAGCGGCTGGTATTTGTACAACCGCGCCCCGAACATGGAATCGATCATCAGCCATCAACCGCTGGAATATAACCGTTATCTTAATAAGCTGGTGGCCTGGGCCTGGTTTAACGGCCTGCTCACCTCGCGCACCCGCCTGTTTATTAAGGGCAACGGAATTTGCGATCTGGCGAAACTGCAGGAAATGGTGGCGGACGTGTCGCATCACTTCCCGCTGCGCTTGCCGGCACCGACGCCGAAAGCGCTCTACAGTCCGTGCGAAATTCGTCATCTGGCGATTATCGTCAACCTCGAGTACGACCCGACGGCCGCGTTCCGCAATCAGGTTGTCCATTTCGACTTCAGAAAGCTGGATGTCCTGAGCTTCGGTGAAGAGCAGAAATGCCTGATCGGCAGTATCGACCTGTTGTATCGCAACTCGTGGAATGAGGTGCGCACGCTGCATTTCAACGGCGAACAGGCCATGATCGAGGCGCTGAAAACTATTCTCGGCAAAATGCATCAGGACGCCGCGCCGCCGGACAGCGTTGAGGTGTTCTGTTACAGCCAGCATTTGCGTGGTTTGATTCGTACCCGCGTGCAGCAGTTAGTCTCTGAATGTATCGAGTTCCGTTTATCCAGTACCCGTCTTGAACCGGGCCGCTTTAAAGCCTTGCGCGTAGCAGGCCAAACCTGGGGCTTGTTCTTTGAACGCGTGAACGTATCGGTACAGAAACTGGAAAACGCCATCGAATTTTACGGCGCCATTTCCCACAACAAGCTGCATGGCTTGTCGGTACAGGTTGAAACTAACCAGGTGAAACTGCCGTCAGTGGTGGATGGCTTTGCCAGTGAAGGGATTATTCAGTTCTTCTTTGAGAACACCAGCGACGATGGCGGCTTTAACATCTACATTCTTGATGAAAGCAACCGCGCCGAGGTTTATCACCATTGCGAAGGCAGCATTGAAGAGCTGGTGCGCGACGTAAGCCGGTTCTATTCGTCATCCCATGACCGGTTTACCTACGGCTCCAGCTTCATTAACTTTAACCTGCCGCAGTTCTACCAGATTGTGAACGTTGACGGGCGTAATCAGGTTATACCGTACCGCAGCCAGGCAATTGCAACTGTGGCGTCGCCCCGTCCGGACAACGCCGCGCCGTTGATGCAGCAGTATCAGTCATAA
- the hemC gene encoding porphobilinogen deaminase gives MDELTVTSMLDNVLRIATRQSPLALWQAHYVKNRLEAFHPGLTVELVPMVTKGDIILDTPLAKVGGKGLFVKELELALLEGRADIAVHSMKDVPVEFPEGLGLVTICEREDPRDAFVSNRFASLDDMPAGSIVGTSSLRRQCQIAERRPDLVIRSLRGNVGTRLSKLDNGEYDAIILAVAGLKRLNLEARIGYALPAEVSLPAVGQGAVGIECRLDDARTRELLAPLNHAETAIRVSAERAMNTRLEGGCQVPIGSYAEYEDGEIWLRALVGAPDGSQVVRGERRGLAEEAEKTRRLTGGRAAGKRGARHSG, from the coding sequence ATGGACGAATTAACGGTAACAAGCATGTTAGACAATGTACTCAGAATCGCCACTCGACAAAGCCCGCTCGCACTCTGGCAAGCACACTATGTCAAAAACCGTCTGGAAGCTTTTCATCCAGGCTTAACGGTTGAACTGGTGCCAATGGTAACGAAAGGCGACATCATCCTCGATACCCCGCTGGCGAAAGTGGGCGGCAAAGGATTATTCGTTAAAGAACTTGAACTGGCATTGCTTGAAGGCCGTGCTGATATCGCCGTGCATTCCATGAAAGATGTCCCGGTAGAATTCCCTGAAGGCCTCGGCCTGGTGACGATTTGCGAGCGTGAAGATCCCCGCGACGCGTTTGTTTCTAACCGGTTCGCCAGCCTCGACGATATGCCCGCTGGCAGCATTGTCGGCACCTCCAGTTTACGTCGTCAGTGCCAGATCGCCGAACGCCGCCCGGACCTGGTAATCCGTTCGCTGCGCGGCAACGTCGGCACCCGCCTGAGCAAGCTGGATAATGGCGAGTATGACGCGATTATTCTCGCCGTCGCCGGGTTGAAGCGCCTGAATCTGGAGGCGCGTATCGGTTACGCCCTTCCTGCTGAAGTCTCTCTTCCGGCCGTAGGCCAGGGCGCCGTCGGCATTGAGTGCCGTCTTGATGATGCGCGCACCCGTGAATTACTGGCACCGCTGAATCATGCTGAAACCGCGATTCGCGTCAGCGCCGAGCGCGCCATGAATACGCGCCTTGAAGGCGGCTGCCAGGTGCCGATCGGCAGCTATGCGGAGTACGAGGATGGCGAAATTTGGCTGCGCGCATTAGTTGGCGCACCGGACGGATCGCAGGTGGTCCGCGGCGAGCGACGCGGCCTGGCCGAAGAGGCTGAAAAAACTCGGCGTCTCACTGGCGGAAGAGCTGCTGGAAAACGGGGCGCGCGCCATTCTGGCTGA
- the hemD gene encoding uroporphyrinogen-III synthase: protein MNILVTRPSPAGEELVSRLRAQGKVAWSLPLIEFSPGRELSALPELLASLSPDDLLFALSQHAVSYAAATLRQQHIAWPQVQAFAIGRTTALALHTASGLAVNYPRDREISEVLLQLPELQNVAGKHAVILRGNGGRELIGETLAKRGVSVTFCECYQRTDKFYDGKDEAYRWQQRGVDTLVVTSGEMLKRLFTLIPPWYQTNWLLHCRLIVVSERLATLARELGWQDITVADNADNDALLRVLQ from the coding sequence ATGAATATCCTGGTGACCCGCCCCTCCCCCGCAGGAGAAGAACTGGTAAGCCGCTTGCGCGCGCAGGGAAAGGTCGCCTGGAGTTTACCGCTCATTGAGTTTTCTCCAGGACGGGAGCTGTCGGCACTGCCGGAATTACTGGCATCGTTATCCCCTGACGATCTTCTGTTCGCCCTTTCTCAACACGCCGTTTCGTATGCAGCGGCGACATTGCGCCAACAGCATATTGCGTGGCCGCAGGTTCAGGCTTTTGCCATTGGACGAACCACCGCCCTTGCGCTGCATACCGCCAGTGGCTTAGCGGTTAATTACCCGCGTGACCGGGAAATCAGCGAAGTATTGCTACAATTACCAGAATTACAAAACGTTGCGGGCAAGCATGCCGTGATTCTGCGCGGTAACGGCGGACGTGAATTGATCGGCGAAACGCTGGCGAAACGCGGTGTAAGCGTAACGTTTTGTGAATGTTATCAACGCACCGATAAATTTTACGATGGAAAGGACGAAGCGTACCGCTGGCAGCAGCGTGGCGTGGACACGCTGGTCGTCACCAGCGGAGAAATGCTCAAGCGCCTGTTTACGCTTATCCCGCCCTGGTATCAAACAAACTGGTTACTTCACTGTCGACTCATTGTCGTCAGCGAACGTTTGGCGACCCTCGCCCGGGAACTGGGCTGGCAGGACATTACCGTCGCCGATAATGCCGACAACGATGCGCTACTGCGCGTGTTGCAATAA
- the hemX gene encoding putative uroporphyrinogen III C-methyltransferase: MTEQQNASTVPEENRDSVEITSPPQKPEKKDRKINTALALSAVAIAIALAAGIGLYNWGKHQSATQSATLEALEGQLTALQQQQQTQKTDLENIIKQQGGALDAAKREQENLTRQLDEVQQKVATISGTDAKTWLLAQSDFLVKLAGRKLWSDQDVTTAAALLKSADASLADMNDPSLIAARRAITEDIASLSAVSQVDYDGIILKLNQLSNQVDNLRLADNDNDSAPMDSDDTELSSTLSEWRQNLVKSWHSFMDSFITIRRRDDTAVPLLAPNQDIYLRENIRSRLLVAAQAVPRHQNETYKQSLDNVSTWVRAYYDTEDAATKSFLETLDALSQQNITMDVPETLQSQPILEKLMQTRVRNLLAQPAAASPEAAATAPAEAAPTPAEAPAASEPAQGEQ; this comes from the coding sequence ATGACGGAACAACAGAACGCCTCTACTGTGCCTGAAGAAAACAGGGATTCGGTGGAAATTACTTCTCCCCCGCAAAAACCCGAGAAGAAAGATCGCAAAATCAATACCGCGCTGGCGTTAAGCGCCGTGGCTATCGCCATTGCGCTGGCTGCAGGCATTGGGCTTTATAACTGGGGAAAACATCAGTCCGCCACGCAAAGCGCCACGCTGGAGGCGCTGGAAGGCCAACTGACCGCGCTGCAACAGCAGCAGCAAACCCAGAAGACCGATTTAGAAAACATTATCAAGCAGCAGGGTGGCGCACTGGATGCGGCCAAACGCGAGCAGGAAAACCTGACGCGCCAGCTTGATGAAGTTCAGCAAAAGGTCGCCACAATTTCCGGGACCGACGCCAAAACCTGGCTGTTGGCCCAGTCTGATTTCCTGGTGAAGCTCGCCGGTCGCAAATTGTGGAGCGATCAGGACGTGACGACCGCCGCCGCGCTGCTTAAAAGCGCCGACGCCAGCCTTGCGGATATGAACGATCCGAGCCTGATTGCCGCGCGTCGCGCCATCACTGAAGATATCGCCAGCCTGTCGGCGGTCTCTCAGGTCGATTATGACGGTATTATTCTGAAGCTGAATCAGCTTTCAAATCAGGTGGATAATCTGCGCCTGGCGGATAACGACAATGATTCCGCGCCCATGGACAGCGATGACACTGAGCTTTCCAGTACCCTCTCGGAATGGCGTCAAAATCTGGTGAAAAGCTGGCATAGCTTTATGGACAGCTTTATCACTATCCGCCGTCGCGACGATACCGCGGTGCCGCTATTGGCGCCAAACCAGGATATTTATTTGCGCGAGAACATTCGTTCCCGGCTGTTAGTGGCCGCGCAGGCGGTGCCCCGTCACCAGAATGAAACCTACAAACAATCGCTGGATAACGTTTCTACGTGGGTGCGCGCTTACTACGACACCGAAGACGCCGCGACCAAAAGCTTCCTGGAAACGCTGGATGCGCTAAGCCAGCAAAACATCACCATGGACGTGCCGGAAACGTTACAAAGCCAGCCGATCCTGGAAAAACTGATGCAAACACGGGTGCGTAACTTACTGGCGCAGCCCGCCGCTGCGTCGCCAGAGGCGGCTGCTACCGCGCCTGCCGAGGCCGCCCCCACGCCAGCTGAAGCGCCTGCGGCGTCTGAACCGGCTCAGGGAGAACAGTAA